The window AGATGCTGGCACTGCCGGCAGCACAGAGCCCTGAGTGGGAGAGCTGCTGACATGCTTTTATCTCCCTTATTAAACCTAACATTAGGTTTTAAGAGGAGCCTTAAATAACGTGCCTCTGCCTTTACAGTAAAAGCTGCTCCGAGTTCCAGCTGCTCCTGGCGCTGGGATTTATGGCCCTTCTTATGCCATGCTGCAGTCAGGTGGCGGCGGCCACGGGCTCCAGCCGCTCCCCGgtacctgcagcccccccggcctTGCCGCTGCCCTCAGCCTCGCAGGGAGCGCACCCAGGCTCGGCGTGTGCCGCACGGAGCCCGGGTGTGGGCGCAGGGGCCCCGGCAGGCGTTAGGCACGGATGCTGGCGgatcttcccttccctcctcccgcAGGGGCAGCCGGGCTCGGGAGCGCCGGCCCCGGGAGCGCCGGTCCGGGAGCCCGGGTCGGCGTGAAcgggggaggctggaggggccgggggaggccgcAGGCCGTGCCGCTCCCGCACAGCGGGAGAGCGAGTAACGTTTAAATACCGGCTTTTTGTCAGCGGTGCGGTGGCGAACAACCGCGTGTGActgctcccagcccagcgcAGAGCCGGGAcccgcggggggcgcggggccgggaccgCGACCCCGCCCCCGGCCGGGGCTGGAAGCCCCCGAGCTCCGGGAACCGGGCCAGGAGCCACCGCccccgcgggggggggaaggggggctcggccgccgcctgccccgccccgccccgccccgccccgcccggtgccggtgccggtgccggtggcggTGCCGCAGCTCCATCTCCTGGCGGCGCGGCGGCCCCGCacccgcccggccgccgccgcccccccgccccgcagaAGCCGTGTGGCGGACACGCGTGGCTCCGGGGCTGGCGTTTATTCACCCCGAGCGCGGGCCCCGGGCcgcggccctgccccggccgctGCCGCCTGCCCGTCCCGGAGCCCACGGGCCCGGCTCCGGCGGCCGAGCTGGGCGCCCCCCCCCGAGGCTGcccggcagcgccgcggccccgccgtcCTGCACCGGCCGCCGGGCCCCTCCgccacggccccccccggccggcggCTGGGCCGGGCGCCGCTGCGGCCCCTCCCGGTCGTGCCGCGGCCCCACCGCGTCTGCGGCCGGCCGGAGGCCTCGCCTCCCTCCCCGGCTGGAGAGGGGGCAGGGAAGAGGGCGCTGGCCCCGGGCTGTGCTCCTGTCGGTGGCGCCCTGCGCCCTCACAGCCTCTCCTGCTCCGAGATGCGGCTCTCCTTGCCGTCCTCCTGGGCCACAGGCTGGCCCCCGAGCAGAGTCTCCTGCACTGGGAAGATGTCCTCCCCGTCCTCCTTGGGCTCCTGTCTCTCCATATCCCGGGGCACCCTGGCCTCGACCTGCACGGGCGCAGAGCAGGGGTCAGGGGCAGGCCGTCGCACCCCGTCTGCAGCCATCCACAGGCTCCTGCCACGCTCCCACCTCCACCAGGGCCTCACCCTGTGCTTGGTGCCGCACCCCTGGGGGGCCCATCCCGGCGGGGCAGCCGTAGgacagcccccacccctcccagcccctgctctgcagctctgcagctccgCTGCTGGCACAGCCCGGCCGTGCCAGAGGGACCCCAACCTGCTCCAGAGGCTGACTCACCTGCTTCGGCACGCGTCGCCTCAGGTCtggagggaaagaggaagagaaggcagCGGTCAGGGAGTGCTCCCAGGCTGCAAGCCCTGCGTTGAGCTCTGGGCTCAGAGCCAGGCCGGTGCTGCTGTAGCACGGGTCCTGCAGCTCGCAGTGCCAGCCCGGAGGGGCCGGGTGCCGCGGAGGGGCCCGGCTCTGGCCCTGTCCTCTGGCAGCCGGCCCGGCTCGGGCTGCGGCAGCACAAATGTGCCTGCGGGCAGGGCACTGCCGGGCTCCAGCAGATGGTGCCCACTGCCCGGCAGCACACGAGGCTCGGGGCAGCCACGCTTTGGTGCCGTCCCCAGAAGGGCCGCCCCAGAATCAGCAGAGCTGCCGACATCCTCCCCACCTTGGCCCAGCCTCTCCGGCCGAGGCTCCGAGGCCCCAGTCCCAGCTCCTCACCTGCGTGGACCAGGCAGTAGATGCAGATGCCCACGAGACAGGTGACGACCGCGGCCGTGATGGGGATCAGCACAGACAGCGAGGAGCGCCTGCTGAACTCTGCCAGGGGAGATGGGATCAGCGGGGTGCCACCAGCGCTCAGCCACACGGGGCTCCCCCGAGGCCCCCACCTACTGCCCGCGGCCACGGCAGGAGGTCCCTGCTCCGCACGGGTCCAGCCTGCGGCACCAGGCACTTACCACAGATCACATCCGAAGTGTTtgtccctttctccttcagcaCGAGCCCCTTTTCCTCACAGCTGCAGGCAAGAATGAGACATCACCTCAGCAGGAGCCTGGGTATGCAGAGCCCCCGAGGAGGTGCACGGAAAGCAGCAGGCGGTCAGCCTGCTGGGCTCGAGGGGTGGTGGCTGGGGGCCCACCCGGCACTGGGGCCCAtgctgtgggatggggatgCCAGGCTCCTAGCACGATCCTGCTCCAGGGTCCTGGACAGGACCAGAGGGAGTGTAGATTTGggacctgcactgacagagGACTTGGGCACttcagctgttgcagagcagctcagAGATGGCTTGATGACAGGCTACAAGTGGCTCCATGGGGAGGTAATTTCTGGCCGCAGATATAAGCAAAGTGAAATCCAATGGCTGGCAACTGAAGTGAGACTAATTCAGTCCGGAAGTAAGGCTCACGTTTCTAGCAGGGAGTGCAAGTAACCCTCGAGCAGCTTTCTACAGACAGGCGAGCTGCCAGCCCATAGCATCCTCAAACCCCAGCTCCCCTGCAGGAAGGGCAGGCGCCTCGGCCAGTAGCCACAGCCAAGGAGCGTGCTGGGAGGCAGAGCCTGTGCAGGGCTCGTGGGACCCCATGGCCCttgttcctggctctgcagtGCAGAAGGCAGCGCGGACACCCCTGGACGGGCTGACGCTCTGTGCACACACCGAGGGATGGTCACAAGTGCCTGGATACCTGCCTCCAAATGGGCCACGCCACCCCCAGcctcactgcactcactgctctgctcccctcacTCCTGCTCTATGCCATCCCAACGCTGCGTCCCTCAGAGACTCCCAGCGTTTGGTCCACAGGTCCCCTCCagaggctggcagcaggggacaTGCCAACAGGGACGTGGCACAGCCAGGTATGGGATGGGCATAGGATGTGGTCAGCACTCAGACCTTGTCCAGGGGTAGCACGGCTCGGTTTTGGAAGAGACGTTGGAGAAGGTGCCTTCTGGACAGGGCTCGCAGGGGGATGACGTCCGAGCCACGGCCTTGGCTGGAAAGGAACAGAGGTTGCAGGAAGTTTTGGAACAGAGCAGCCTCTCCCGTGGCGATGCCGCCGGGCACAGCAGCAGCGCAGCTCCCCTGAAGCTCTGCTGGGAGCCCCGTGCCAGGGAAGCACCCCGTGCTTGGGAGGACCTGAGGCCGATGCTGGCAGTACATCGGTCCCCAGGGGGAGGGCGGGAGCTTCTGAGTCTCACCTGCCACAAACCCAAAGCCCTGcttgcagggctggttctccaCGCAGGTCTGGCAGCTGATGTCTGAGCAGTGCATGCCGGCCTGGCACTGGCACACCGTGTTGTGCGTCGCGTTTCCCTGTGTCTTCACAATGAGGCCGGTGTCTGGGCAAAGGGGCAAGGTGAGGCACCGGACAGGTGAGCCCGGGCAGAcaccagcccctgcagcaccacaTGCTGGGGCCAGTGTGAGCACGGAGCACTTACTGTCTTCACAGATGTCATGGGGGGTGCAGTGCCGCTCCTTGGTCCAGCTCTGCTGATAGTGTCCACTCTCACAGCGGATGCAGACAGAGTCTTCTGTGGCATTGCATTCAGAGACCAGCTTTTCCCCTGCAAGTGAGGTAGGGGCAAGTGCTGGTGAGGCAGGGGCAAGGGAGCTTTCCCCCTgcatgcagcagctctgccagcaggatACAGCAGCGCTGGATGCTGTGGATGCCAGGGCCGCTGCGGCACATTTGTTCAATTGCTGGATGCTGCTccggcagccagggctgcaggggccagcccagggctgggcaggaggtgctgggggctgcagcaggagactGGGGCAGGCGTTCACTGCCTCCAGCACGCCAGGGACTGGGAGCCAATCTGGCCATGCCAGCAGGAGTAGCTGTCCCTGCAAGCTGCCTGTGCCATGGGATCCTGCGGCTGCAGAAGCTCAGGCTGTGCAAGGGAGCCCCTGCAGACTTGGTGAGGTGCGGGGGGTCTCAGGGAACCCACGAGgtccccagctgctccagcactAGGTGACAGCGGGAGGTGAGCCTGTTGGCACTGCTGGCGGGGGGGGCTCACTTGAAGCAAGCGGGGCTGGCTCCGGCCGTGGCCATGCAGTTGGCTCTGGCACAGCTGGGCCTCAGGGGCCCAGGAAGGGGAAGGCATCTCCATACCTGGCTGACAGCGGTTGCAGCACTTGCCCTTGTGCTCATACTGCTTATCAGAGCATCTTATGGCGTCACCGGGCCCCCAGCACTGGAAGAGATGAGACTTGTGAAATGACACTGCTCCGCCACGCTCCTGCACGGCCACGGCTGCTGGCATGCGTGTGCCAACTCACGTGCTCACCCACGCCCTGAGGTGAGGTCTTCCCTGCACCACGCTTCCCATGCCTGCACTAACCACAGACCACAGCAGAGCCGCCCGCGCTGCCTGGTGCTACCAGTACTCTCTTTGAAGTGGGATGGCAGCAACTCTGGCAGGGTGGCCCCACGTTTCCCCGGATTTTCTACCAGGCTGCACATCACCTTGGGCCCCTGCCACTGCCCACAGCGCTGCAGCGCTGGCCAGGGGGAGCAGCGTCAACTCAGACACCCAACCCAGCGGAGCCCGGCCAACCTGGtggggaaggaagcagggagcTGTCCTTGTCCTGGGGGCTCGGATCTCAAGCCAGTCCAGGGGTAGGAGGACACCTGTGTCATCGTCCCTCGTGAGGCGCGAGCCCAGCACTGCGCACCTCTGGCAGAGTGGCTGCGCCTGGTGAGTCTGCCAGGCCCGGGGAGAGGGATGGAAGCCCAGCAGGGCCCTGGAGCAAGAAGGCTGCGAGGACTCGTAGTGAAGGAGGGCTGGGAGCCaggcctgcagcagccccgtgtACTGCAGACCCCTCGTGGGGTCCCGCGGGCAGCCCTGGTGCCACGGTGCAGCTCTGCCCGAGGAGCAGCGGGACACCGGAGCTCTGGTGTCGGGACGCCTGACACTCCAGAGGGGAACTGACCCTGCCACCGTGCGTTTGTGACTTCGGGCAGGAAAGGGAACTGAAAGAGGTGCTCATACGCCCGGCCCAGCCTCTGCTCACACCgcccagccccccggggcccgtTCCGTGCTCCGAGCCCACGAGACCCCGCGCCCAGGGCCCGCggccgggctgcagcccccggccgaGCCAGCGGTGCtcggctctgccccagccccgccggcaGAGAGCGGAGCTGAGCCGGGGGGATCCGCGGGCGGGgacctgcctgccctgcccggcccggcccggccctctccccctccccaaactcACGGCCGCGCCCCAGACGCGGGTGATGGGGGTCCCTGGGCAAAGGGAGGCGAACGGCCGCGGGAAGGCGCGGATAAAGCCGAGCCCTCGCGGGGAATTCCCAGCCGCAGGAATGAGGAACGGCGAAGCTCCGCGCCCGGCAGCCAGGCCCGGGGCGCCCGGCCAGGGCCTCTCCCCCGCAGCCTTCCCGGCACGGGGCTGGGCGATGGCCCCGGGCCCGCTCCCGTCGGGGCCGCAGcgccgccgcggggcccgggcgcgccccgcggggccggagcggagcggagcggagcggccgGACAGGACCGGGCGCCGCGCCCCCCCGGAGAGCCTCGCCGCCGCCGGGCAGCGCGGGGACCCCGgtgccggccccgctgcgggcCCCGCGGCAGCgagcggcccggccccggccgcgctcCCCGGCGCCGCGGGACGCCGCACttacagccagcagcagcgcgcagagcagccccagcagcccgcGCCGCCCCATGgcccgagccgtgccgagccgtgccgagccgagccgagccgcgccgCCCCGTGctgtcccgtcccgtcccgtgccgtgccgtgccgtgccgtgccgtgccgtgccgtggcGCCCCGtcccgagccgagccgggcggcggggcagccCGTATTAACGCCTCGGCCCGTTTCCGCCCAGGAAGGGGCCGCAGGGGCCGCCCATCCTGCAGTCACCGGGCACACGCTCCCGCCGCCGACTCCCCGCGCCCCCGGGGACTTCCCCGGGCCGCGGAGCGTGGGCAGCCCGGGGCCGAGGGCAGCGCCGtgggggggcggccgcggggacgGGCCCGGGGGCCCGGCGGAAGCCCCCCGGCACCGCGctgcgggcccggccccggccctaCGGGCGCCAGCCCCGCGGTCCCGGGGCAGCCGAGCCCAGCGCCCCGGCTGCGtggcggggcgggccggggggagctggggcagctcagCGCGGGGCACCGCTGGCCGGTGTGGACCACCGGAGCCTGTCCCGCgggacagcagctctgccccgcCACGGCACCCGGCCCCGTGGCGCCTAGCCCTGCCCGGGGTCCCGGCAGAGCCGCTGGGGCTCGGCCTCCCTGCGCGGTGGCTCCAGGCGAGCGTAACACTGCAGCTGGCGGAGGGAAGCCTGCTCCttggcagctccctgccagccctgagTTGCTGCCCGGCCTGCACCTTCCTGGGTGGACGGGGTGCAGGCCACGGGCAGGACTCAGCTGTGGGCCACGGCAATGGAAGTCTTTGTGCTGGCCCCAATAACTCATTTCTGAGGCAGAAGTTCAAGGTTTCACTTCATTTTCCCAAAGAAAGATAGTTCAGAGCTGTGGCCCTGGAGAGCCCCTCACTGTTCCCCCAAACTCCGGCGTCTGTGCGGAGTCCCCAGAAATACGTCAGCCAAAAAGGGGAAGAGGCGGAAGGCCTGCAGGGCCCAGCTGTGCCTCTGGCTGGCTGCGGCCTCCGGCTGCATTtccctggggtccccagagcAATCCCCGGGGAAGTTCCAGGCTCCTCTGCTCTTGGGAGACTTCCCCGTATCCAGCCTGTGGTGCGTGCCTGGAAGGGGGGGCTTTCAGCATCCCCCTGCGCCCAGGTCACAGAACGGCCctgctgccctgtcccctcctgcagcagtgccagccACCCAGCCACGGCCGCgttgccccagccccagctgggagTCCATCCAGCGCCGGCTGCGCGTGCAGCGGGCTCAGGCTGCCCCAGTGCCGCCGCTCCTCACGGGCACTGTTGCCGGTGCCCCGTGAGCCAGCGGTGCCCGCTGTGCCGCTGCCCAcccgcagcccctcggggctcctgctcctgccgCCTGGCggggggctgtgtgccggggcagctGCGGGGGCCGCGTGCTCTGGATTCCCCCCCTGCCGTCATTTCCCAAAACTGATTCGCTTGAGAGCACGAATGGTCCCAGGGGGGCCTTGAGAGCAGAGACAGAGCGGCAACGGCGCGGGAGGGGATTTCTGGGCTCGGGACTCGCCCGGGAAGTCCCCCGCAAGGCCCTGAGCGCTCGGCACGCCAGGACAggcctgcgggcagccccggctcaGCGCCCCGGCACCGGTGCCCCGTGCGCCGGCGGGGACACGGCACCGGCCGCCGAGCGGCAGCCCCtggccgcggggccggcggcagcTCCCGGGGCACCGGGGTCGGGACGCGCCGCGCTCCGGCCCGGCGAGGCCTCGgggcgggcaggcggcggcTCCCGGCAGCGCAGGGCCGTGACAGCCGGGCCCTCGCGCGAGGCGCTGCCGCTCGCCCCACGGACCGGCGGGGCGGCTGCGGAGGGCGGGCGGTCACCGCCGGGAGCCCTCagcgcggcgccgccccgcgcccggccaGGGGGGACCGGGACGGCCGGGGACGGCCGGGGACGGGCCCtgccccgcccggcccggcccggccctgccggcgcccccccgcggcccggccgggccgcgcTCCGCCGGACTACCAGTCCCAGCGTGCCtcgcgggggggccgcggcgcgTGCCGGGAGCCGGgcgaggcgggcggcgggcccCCGCGCGGCAGgcatggcggcgggcggcacGTCGGCACGCGCCCCGTGCCGTAAAGCGCGAGGCGGCGCCCTTCCGGCCGGTCCCCTCGGCGCGCTTTGCGACGGCGCCGTGCGGCAGCGGCGGTTGGCGCCTTTGTCCTGGCGGGCGGCGGCCTGAGGCGGCGCGGGCCCGGCGCGGCGGTGAGTGCGCGGCCGGGaggcggccccgcagcgccggggggcgcggggcgggcgggggcggcctCGCGGCGGCCTcgcggcggcgccccccccccccccccccgcgcggtgccggggcgcggcggggccggggccgtgcggggccgcggggccgttCCCCGGcagcggagcggcggcggcccggcgCCGTGCGctcggggcggcggcgggggagaCGGGCCCGGGGCCCGCGCCTCCTCGGGGCCCTCCGGAGCGGGGTGAGGGCGctcgccccgcggggccggTGCCGAGAGCGGCGTCCCGCAGCCCCGCCCGGCCGGCCGGGAGGCGACGCCCGCCGTTCCCAGCCGCGGTCGCCTTCTGCGGAGCCTTCGCGGGTTGCTTTGGGCCGTGCCCGGGGACCCGCTGCGGATCCCTGAGCGAAGGCTCCCTTGCACCACATAGCCAGCCACGTCCCGCTTCCGAAGCGGCAGCGCTGTCGGTAAGGGACGCTGTTCTTAACGCCAgggtttttaaaacaaagcgGCTTTAATTAGCCTCCCCAGGGCTTACTGGCGCCCG of the Anser cygnoides isolate HZ-2024a breed goose chromosome 16, Taihu_goose_T2T_genome, whole genome shotgun sequence genome contains:
- the CD40 gene encoding tumor necrosis factor receptor superfamily member 5, giving the protein MGRRGLLGLLCALLLACWGPGDAIRCSDKQYEHKGKCCNRCQPGEKLVSECNATEDSVCIRCESGHYQQSWTKERHCTPHDICEDNTGLIVKTQGNATHNTVCQCQAGMHCSDISCQTCVENQPCKQGFGFVAAKAVARTSSPCEPCPEGTFSNVSSKTEPCYPWTSCEEKGLVLKEKGTNTSDVICEFSRRSSLSVLIPITAAVVTCLVGICIYCLVHADLRRRVPKQVEARVPRDMERQEPKEDGEDIFPVQETLLGGQPVAQEDGKESRISEQERL